From the genome of Halomonas sp. MCCC 1A13316, one region includes:
- a CDS encoding putative transporter small subunit codes for MTMLYGFYVLIWPALTLGVLVLICRAVLHDWRAARKEKRELV; via the coding sequence ATGACAATGCTCTATGGTTTCTACGTTCTGATCTGGCCTGCCCTCACTCTGGGGGTTCTGGTGCTGATCTGCCGCGCGGTGTTGCACGATTGGCGCGCAGCGCGTAAGGAAAAGCGCGAGCTAGTATGA
- a CDS encoding TRAP transporter large permease has product MEWYLALAFLLALILGFMTIGTPIALAFLAANVIGAWHFMGGQNGLIQLLNNGFGALSSFNLVPIPLFLLMGELFFRTGLGMRMFNAIDQLMGKVPGRLSYVTVVGGTGFSTLSGSSMGSTALMGSLLVPEMERRGYKKHMAIGPILGTGGLAIIIPPSALAVLLATLAKVDIGALLIAGILPGLVLAGLYMATIWTQTRIDPEAAPNYELEPVPFAQKLKLITTDILPMISVMVFIVALMLIGFATPSEAAAFGALGAIVLAAIYRCMTWEAFKLSVIGALKVTLMAYLIVFGSATFSQLLAFSGASSGLIQWATSFDLAPILMLLAMFAVLLVLGTFMEQISIMMLTVPFFFPLAQVLGFDPIWFGIIMLLALEISFSTPPLGLLLFVMKGVAPKGTTMREIYSAAIPYILCSMLLVAILIMFPGIATWLPGMIN; this is encoded by the coding sequence ATGGAATGGTATCTGGCCCTGGCCTTTCTGCTGGCCCTCATTCTCGGCTTCATGACCATCGGCACGCCCATCGCCCTGGCTTTCCTGGCGGCCAACGTCATCGGTGCCTGGCACTTCATGGGCGGTCAGAACGGCCTCATTCAGCTGTTGAACAACGGTTTCGGCGCGCTGTCCAGCTTCAACCTGGTGCCCATACCGTTGTTCCTGCTGATGGGTGAGCTGTTCTTCCGCACCGGCCTGGGCATGCGCATGTTCAATGCCATCGATCAATTGATGGGCAAGGTTCCCGGGCGGCTCTCCTACGTGACCGTCGTCGGCGGCACCGGCTTTTCCACCCTGAGCGGCTCGTCGATGGGTTCCACCGCGCTGATGGGTTCGCTGCTGGTGCCGGAGATGGAGCGACGCGGCTACAAGAAGCACATGGCCATCGGGCCTATCTTGGGCACCGGGGGGCTTGCCATCATCATCCCGCCTTCGGCGCTGGCGGTGCTGCTGGCCACGCTAGCCAAGGTCGACATCGGCGCCCTGCTGATCGCCGGCATCCTGCCGGGCCTGGTGCTGGCCGGCCTCTACATGGCCACGATCTGGACCCAGACCCGCATCGACCCCGAGGCGGCGCCCAACTACGAACTCGAGCCGGTGCCGTTCGCCCAGAAGCTGAAGCTGATCACCACCGACATTTTGCCGATGATCAGCGTGATGGTCTTCATCGTGGCGCTGATGCTGATAGGCTTCGCCACGCCCTCAGAGGCGGCGGCGTTCGGCGCCCTGGGCGCCATCGTGCTGGCGGCGATCTACCGCTGTATGACCTGGGAGGCGTTCAAGCTCTCGGTCATCGGCGCGCTGAAGGTCACGCTGATGGCCTACCTGATCGTCTTCGGCTCCGCCACCTTCAGCCAGCTGCTGGCCTTCTCGGGCGCTTCCAGCGGGCTGATCCAGTGGGCTACCAGCTTCGACCTGGCGCCGATCCTGATGCTGCTCGCCATGTTCGCCGTGCTGCTGGTGCTCGGCACCTTCATGGAGCAAATCTCGATCATGATGCTGACGGTGCCGTTCTTCTTTCCACTGGCTCAGGTGCTGGGTTTCGATCCCATCTGGTTCGGCATCATCATGCTTCTGGCGCTGGAGATCAGTTTCTCCACCCCACCGCTGGGGCTGCTGCTGTTCGTGATGAAGGGCGTGGCGCCCAAGGGCACTACCATGCGTGAAATCTACTCGGCTGCCATTCCTTACATCCTCTGCTCGATGCTGCTGGTTGCCATCCTGATCATGTTCCCCGGTATCGCCACCTGGCTTCCCGGCATGATCAATTGA
- the kynU gene encoding kynureninase, which translates to MPLTLDDVRELDRQDPLASFKSRFALPAGTIYLDGNSLGAQPAAATNAVEALMAQWRDKLIQGWNQGWFEAPERLGNRLAGLLGAELGEVLVTDTITHNLFKLLGYITEGQGITGGQGRARPVILSEGGNFPTDGYIAQGFCRFGGFEHRVVPEGEALDAYLDDRVAVVVLSHVHYRTGRLRDMAAITRQVHAGGAEIIWDLAHSAGALPVDLATCGVRYAVGCTYKYLNGGPGAPAFLYVRRDCQDRAWQPLSGWLGHASPFAFEADYTPAPGISRFRTGTHSPLAYAALEASLTLWEEVDLAALRRKSQRLIELFRESLGDCLDEHGITDITPSEAERGSQVGLVKPDHGSSNAPKHGSSNAPKHGSSNAPKHGYAIVQALIERGVVGDYREPGLMRFGFAPLYLSHEDVWQAARHLREVLAATEYLEPRFQQRGAVT; encoded by the coding sequence ATGCCCCTGACCCTCGATGACGTCCGCGAGCTGGATCGCCAGGATCCACTGGCCTCTTTCAAGTCACGCTTTGCCCTGCCTGCCGGAACGATCTATCTAGACGGCAATTCCCTGGGAGCCCAGCCTGCAGCCGCCACCAACGCTGTGGAGGCCTTGATGGCGCAGTGGCGCGATAAGCTCATCCAGGGCTGGAACCAGGGCTGGTTCGAAGCGCCCGAGCGACTCGGTAATCGGCTGGCTGGTCTGCTCGGGGCCGAGCTGGGCGAGGTGCTGGTCACCGATACCATTACCCACAACCTGTTCAAGCTGCTGGGCTATATCACCGAAGGGCAGGGAATCACCGGAGGGCAGGGCCGGGCACGCCCGGTGATCCTCAGCGAAGGCGGCAACTTTCCCACCGATGGCTACATCGCCCAGGGCTTCTGCCGCTTTGGCGGTTTCGAGCATCGAGTCGTGCCGGAAGGGGAAGCGCTGGATGCGTATCTCGACGACCGCGTAGCGGTGGTGGTGCTCAGCCACGTGCACTACCGCACTGGCAGGTTGCGTGACATGGCGGCAATCACGCGGCAGGTACATGCCGGCGGCGCCGAAATCATCTGGGACCTGGCCCACTCGGCCGGTGCCCTGCCGGTGGATCTCGCCACCTGTGGCGTGCGCTACGCCGTGGGCTGTACTTACAAGTACCTCAACGGCGGCCCGGGGGCGCCGGCCTTTCTCTATGTGCGGCGCGACTGCCAGGACCGCGCCTGGCAGCCGCTATCGGGCTGGCTGGGGCATGCGTCGCCGTTCGCCTTCGAGGCCGATTATACGCCGGCGCCGGGCATCTCGCGGTTTCGCACCGGTACCCATTCGCCTCTCGCCTATGCGGCGCTGGAGGCGTCGCTGACGCTGTGGGAAGAGGTCGACCTCGCTGCGCTTCGCCGCAAGAGCCAGCGGCTGATCGAGCTCTTCCGCGAGTCGCTGGGCGACTGCCTGGATGAGCACGGCATAACGGACATTACACCGTCCGAGGCGGAGCGGGGCAGCCAGGTCGGGTTGGTGAAACCGGACCATGGTTCTTCCAACGCCCCGAAGCATGGCTCTTCCAACGCCCCGAAGCATGGCTCTTCCAACGCCCCGAAGCATGGCTATGCCATCGTCCAGGCGCTGATCGAGCGTGGGGTGGTCGGCGATTACCGCGAACCGGGGCTGATGCGGTTCGGCTTCGCGCCACTCTACCTCAGCCACGAGGATGTCTGGCAGGCGGCTCGGCACCTGCGAGAGGTGCTAGCCGCAACAGAGTACCTGGAGCCGCGCTTCCAGCAGCGCGGTGCGGTGACATGA
- the kynB gene encoding arylformamidase: MSRLYDISQTLRPGMPVWPGDTAFAAEPTWMLGESCPVNVSRLVLSTHSGSHADAPSHFAAEGQTIDAVDLVCYLGPCVVLDMTHAGPRVEPEHLLPVLPSRVERVLLRTWTRFPHDEWCSDFTTIAAESIDLLAERGARLIGVDAPSLDPEVDSALLAHRRVHHHGMAILEGLVLDAVPPGHYELIAPPLKLAGADAAPVRALLRELG; the protein is encoded by the coding sequence ATGAGCCGGCTCTACGACATCTCCCAAACGCTGCGCCCCGGCATGCCGGTTTGGCCCGGCGATACCGCCTTCGCGGCCGAGCCGACCTGGATGCTCGGCGAGAGCTGTCCGGTCAACGTTTCGCGGCTGGTGCTTTCCACCCACAGCGGTAGCCATGCCGACGCGCCGAGCCACTTCGCCGCCGAGGGACAGACCATCGATGCGGTGGACCTGGTCTGCTACCTCGGTCCCTGCGTGGTACTGGACATGACCCACGCCGGGCCGAGAGTCGAGCCCGAGCATCTGTTGCCTGTGCTGCCTTCGCGGGTCGAGCGGGTGCTGCTGCGCACCTGGACGCGCTTTCCTCACGACGAATGGTGCAGCGATTTCACCACCATCGCCGCGGAGAGCATCGACCTGCTGGCCGAGCGTGGTGCCCGGCTGATCGGCGTGGATGCTCCCTCGCTCGACCCCGAAGTGGACAGCGCGCTGTTGGCGCACCGGCGGGTGCACCATCACGGCATGGCCATTCTCGAAGGGCTGGTGCTGGACGCCGTGCCACCGGGCCATTATGAGCTGATCGCCCCGCCGCTGAAGCTGGCCGGGGCCGACGCCGCGCCGGTGCGTGCCCTGTTGCGTGAGCTGGGTTAA
- a CDS encoding sodium:solute symporter family protein — protein MNSESLYQFSTLTVILLLLAFYGGTYLMTLGIRKKNEDADAFMVSNHRVGFGMGAASMTATWIWAASFYAAATSGYTYGVSGPIHYGLWGALMILFIYPFGRRFRKLAPNAHTLGELIHARHGASSQLILALSNVLGSVISLMVNFTAAGALVAVLSPLTFQAGVIIAGTGVLFYTLWSGFRASVLTDFAQLVALMAIAVVIIPAVFFAMGGPTQLVAGLDNLTAEQANFFSMDAILNQGAPFFVAVLAYAIGNQTISQRLFAVNESHIKPTFLTATIGYGAIVIGLGMIGLMALTLGVEPMGGDMNNLIPQMVSSYLPPVFIALFFILVIGSLSSTADSDLSALSAIMMADVYGKNIARGKADPKRMLLIGRLTMIVATVVGIIFASFSLDILVMLVFVGALWGAIVFPVIASCFWNRVTNQAFTTSVLVAMVLFCLARFELLPLDGISGLFFELLACIGGGVIIGLMVFGFLGRIAGFIAAALALMAMLFFATDFLRDYTVLLASLTAYGASTLVCVVMSLLSRQPDFDFASIGEQVGNYDAPRPEPVTQGGQTASANVAIQR, from the coding sequence TTGAATAGCGAATCGCTCTATCAGTTTTCGACCCTGACCGTCATATTGCTGCTGCTCGCCTTCTACGGCGGCACCTACCTGATGACGCTCGGCATCCGCAAGAAGAACGAAGACGCCGATGCCTTCATGGTTTCCAATCACCGCGTTGGCTTCGGTATGGGTGCTGCGAGCATGACGGCCACCTGGATCTGGGCCGCTTCCTTCTACGCCGCGGCCACTTCCGGCTATACCTACGGCGTCTCGGGCCCCATCCACTACGGGCTATGGGGCGCGCTGATGATCCTGTTTATCTACCCCTTCGGCCGGCGCTTTCGCAAGCTAGCTCCCAATGCTCATACCTTGGGCGAGCTGATCCACGCCCGGCATGGCGCCTCCAGCCAGCTGATCCTTGCCCTTTCCAACGTACTGGGCAGCGTAATCAGCTTGATGGTCAACTTCACCGCCGCCGGGGCGCTGGTCGCGGTGCTCTCGCCGCTCACCTTCCAGGCCGGTGTGATCATCGCCGGCACCGGCGTGCTGTTCTACACCCTCTGGTCCGGGTTCCGCGCCTCGGTGCTGACCGACTTCGCCCAGTTGGTGGCCCTGATGGCCATCGCCGTAGTGATCATACCCGCGGTGTTCTTCGCCATGGGCGGCCCCACCCAACTCGTGGCGGGCCTGGATAACCTCACCGCCGAGCAGGCCAACTTCTTTTCGATGGATGCCATCCTCAACCAGGGCGCGCCTTTCTTCGTCGCCGTGCTGGCCTACGCCATCGGCAACCAGACCATTTCCCAGCGCCTGTTCGCGGTGAACGAGTCGCACATCAAGCCGACCTTTCTCACCGCCACCATCGGCTACGGTGCCATCGTCATCGGGCTGGGCATGATCGGGCTGATGGCGCTGACTCTCGGAGTCGAGCCTATGGGCGGCGACATGAACAACCTGATTCCGCAGATGGTCTCCAGCTATCTGCCGCCTGTGTTCATTGCGCTGTTCTTCATCCTAGTGATCGGCTCGCTCTCCTCCACTGCTGACTCCGACCTCTCGGCGCTGTCGGCGATCATGATGGCTGACGTCTACGGCAAGAACATCGCTCGTGGCAAGGCCGACCCCAAGCGCATGTTGCTGATCGGTCGACTGACCATGATCGTCGCCACCGTGGTGGGCATCATCTTCGCCAGCTTCTCGCTGGATATTCTGGTGATGCTGGTGTTCGTCGGCGCGCTATGGGGAGCCATCGTCTTTCCGGTCATCGCCAGCTGCTTCTGGAACCGGGTGACCAACCAGGCCTTTACCACCTCGGTACTGGTGGCCATGGTGCTGTTCTGCCTGGCGCGCTTCGAGCTGTTGCCTCTGGATGGTATAAGCGGCCTGTTCTTTGAGCTGCTGGCGTGCATCGGTGGCGGCGTGATCATCGGACTGATGGTGTTCGGCTTCCTAGGCCGTATCGCCGGGTTCATCGCCGCCGCACTGGCGCTGATGGCAATGCTATTCTTTGCCACCGACTTCCTGCGAGACTACACCGTGCTGCTGGCCTCGCTGACTGCCTACGGCGCCAGCACCCTGGTTTGCGTAGTGATGAGCCTGTTGAGCCGCCAGCCGGACTTCGACTTCGCCTCCATTGGCGAACAGGTGGGCAACTACGATGCACCCCGTCCCGAACCCGTCACGCAAGGCGGCCAGACCGCTTCGGCCAATGTGGCCATCCAACGCTGA
- a CDS encoding TRAP transporter small permease, which produces MHYASRAYRLLLNGMALLAAIMLVWLMVAIVLSVVIRNLGLQPSAWFFLSTEYAMFYLTLLGAPWLVRHKGHVHIELLTSILPPPALQVLSRLVALLCVAVCAVLAWKGYDLVSMNLARSDYDVRAFFVPKWILTIAFPVCFTMMAIEFARFVVGRDILHSGEAGIKE; this is translated from the coding sequence ATGCATTACGCGAGTCGTGCTTATCGGCTATTGCTCAACGGCATGGCCCTGCTGGCCGCCATCATGCTGGTGTGGTTGATGGTTGCCATCGTGCTCTCCGTGGTCATCCGCAACCTGGGCCTGCAGCCCTCGGCGTGGTTCTTTCTCTCCACCGAGTACGCCATGTTCTACCTGACTCTGCTGGGGGCCCCCTGGCTGGTCAGGCACAAGGGGCACGTTCACATCGAACTGCTCACGTCGATCCTGCCGCCGCCAGCCCTTCAGGTGTTGAGCCGCCTGGTCGCCCTGCTGTGCGTGGCGGTGTGCGCGGTGCTGGCCTGGAAGGGCTATGACCTGGTGTCGATGAACCTGGCACGCAGCGACTACGACGTGCGCGCCTTCTTCGTGCCGAAGTGGATCCTCACCATCGCCTTCCCGGTGTGCTTCACCATGATGGCCATCGAATTCGCCCGCTTCGTGGTCGGGCGGGACATCCTTCACAGCGGCGAAGCGGGGATCAAGGAATAA
- the kynA gene encoding tryptophan 2,3-dioxygenase gives MARHDEAPARGATVDLSQEAVHWDQPMSYGEYLQLGPLLSAQQPGTQEHDEMLFIVIHQVSELWLKQCLHEAHAAAAHVAADRLRPAFKMLSRVARIQAQMINAWEVLASMTPADYARFRNSLGQSSGFQSFQYRELEFLLGNKNAAMVEVHRRHPVHYQRLKEVLHAPSLYDVSLQLLARRGFELPESVIERDWSEPHQPCAEVEQAWAAIYRDTEHHWELYELAEKLVDTEYHFHQWRFSHLKTVERIIGHKPGTGGTGGVSFLAKALDLQFFPELWSVRTTLEEGTS, from the coding sequence ATGGCCAGGCACGATGAAGCGCCGGCACGCGGTGCCACGGTGGACCTCTCGCAAGAGGCGGTGCACTGGGACCAGCCGATGAGCTACGGCGAGTACCTTCAGCTGGGGCCGCTGCTGTCGGCGCAGCAGCCGGGTACCCAAGAGCATGACGAGATGCTGTTCATCGTCATTCATCAGGTCTCGGAGCTGTGGCTCAAGCAGTGTCTGCACGAGGCCCACGCCGCCGCCGCCCACGTTGCTGCCGATCGGTTGCGCCCGGCGTTCAAGATGCTGTCGCGGGTGGCGAGGATCCAGGCCCAGATGATCAACGCCTGGGAAGTGCTGGCAAGTATGACGCCGGCGGACTATGCGCGCTTTCGCAACAGCCTGGGCCAGAGTTCAGGGTTCCAGTCCTTCCAGTATCGTGAACTCGAGTTTCTGCTCGGCAACAAGAACGCGGCCATGGTCGAGGTGCACCGCCGCCACCCGGTTCACTACCAGCGGCTCAAGGAGGTACTGCACGCACCGAGCCTCTACGACGTCAGCCTGCAGCTGCTGGCACGGCGCGGGTTCGAGCTTCCCGAGTCGGTGATCGAGCGGGACTGGTCGGAGCCCCACCAGCCCTGCGCCGAGGTGGAGCAGGCCTGGGCGGCGATCTATCGCGATACCGAGCATCACTGGGAGCTCTACGAGCTGGCCGAGAAGCTGGTCGATACCGAATACCACTTCCATCAGTGGCGCTTCAGCCATCTCAAGACGGTGGAGCGCATCATCGGCCACAAGCCCGGCACCGGCGGCACCGGTGGCGTCTCCTTCCTGGCCAAGGCGCTGGACCTGCAGTTCTTCCCCGAGCTGTGGTCGGTGCGTACCACCCTCGAGGAGGGCACCTCATGA